ATCGTCTTCGCGAAGAAGCCGAAGACCTCGCAGCTGAGGTGGTGGTACCGCGCCCGGTCGAGGGCTATGGAGGCCCAGGCGGCGTCCCGGGGCCAGCAGTAGGAATAGACGTCGGCTCCGAACTGCCGGATATCGGAGTCGCAGGAGGCGATCGCCGAGCCGTTGATGTCCATATGGGCGACGGTGGCGATCAGGCTCCGGTAAAAGATCACGCGGACCCTCTCGGGGAGGCTATCCATCAGGGCGGCCTCGGGGAGGATGGAGGTCCTCTCGAGGAAGGAGTTCCAGAAGTTCAATGTAGTCCTGTAGAGGCTATCTCCCTCCCCTCGCCCGATCTGCCGGTGGAGGGAGATGACCTCCTGGTAGCTCTTCCCGAAGATGGTCCAGAGTTGGACCTGTCGAGATTCGCCGGAGAGGAGGCCGGATATCGTCCAGGCCAGGGTCGAGTCCACCGATCCGTGGGCTACGGGGTTTCCGCTGAGCCTCTCCCCCTCCAGGATCTCCTTCCAGGTCCCTTCGAGCCCCCTCCACTCCGCGGTACCGGTGGCGAACTGGTCGAAGTTCGGGCGGCTTCCGTGGAGGATGTACCGATCGCGCTTGTAGTGGATCAGGACGTCCCGGTCCACCACCGCCGTCTCGCCGATCTTGTTCTCCAGGATCCTGTAGTTCTGGTTGGAGAAGAGCCTCAGGTTCCTCTCCTCCCCGGAGACGTTCTTCACCTCGAAGATCCTGGAGAAGGCGTTGAGGGAGGGGTGGACTGCGTCCAGGACGGCCACCTCCATACCTCCCCGGGGATCTCTGAAGATCGTCTCTCCGATGCTCGAGACGATGTCGTGGACGAAGCCCTCCCCATCGGGCCTCCTCCCCTTCCCCGGGATGGGAGATCCCCTCAAGAGGTCGGCCCGGAAGCTCGACTGGTACCTCTGGACCGGGCTCCAGCCTTCAAACCAGCTCGATCGGCGTGGTGGGTCCAGGTCGCAGATCCCGGCCCTGACGGAGTGGCCGTGGTTCTCAAGGCCGACGTGGGGGAAGTAGACGTCGCGGACCGTCCCCCTCTCGTCCTCGCAGATGAGAATTCTGCCGTTTCCCAGGATCAGAGGTCGAGTCATCCCTATCCCTCCGGGTGCGGGATGGTATTTCGGCGACCGACGTATTTTAACCTGCTCTCCTCCGCCGTCTTCTCGGATCCCGAGGCCGGGATGATTTTAAGATCAGGCCTGGCCAGCTTAACAGGTACTTGAAAATAAATGTTTTATATCAGTAAGTTGTAATGACTCCTTCAGGGAGATTGTTAGCATGAAGGCGATTAAACTATCGATGGCCGTCCTGATCATCGGCCTCTTCTTGGCCTCTCCGTCCCTCGGAGTGGCGTCGTCACCCTTCGGAGAGGGGTGGCCCCTCTGGAACGATGGGGTGGGGATCGGCGACTCGCAGGTCAAGGGGATCTCCAAGGCGGATGAGACCACTTATCAAGAGAACGCTTCGACAGCAGACGTTTTGAAGGATGCACCTCTGGCAGAGGAGGCCTCTGCCGATGCAGAGTCGTCGGAGGGATATGATGCCGTCGTCGACGACTGGATCATCGACGAGAGCTTCTACAGCGACAGCTCCGGATATGAGGGGGAAGAGTTCGGATGGGGGGACACCATCGACCATCCTGGGATGCCGGGGCCCGATGAGAACGCCCTCTGGATAGTATTTCCCTACAGCACCAACGTCCGGACCACCAAGCTCGTCATCCAGAGGGGGAGGTTCGCGAAGGAGCTGATAATTCCAGGGATGGACGGGAAGCTGACGATCCATGAGGTGAGGCCCGACGGCACCGAGGATACTTACGTCCCCGACTGGCAGGTGAAGGCGAGAAGGGCCTATCGGGTCTGGTTCACCGCCGACTCCGTCGGCGACTACACCGTCTGGTACGAGGTCCAGAACCCGAAGACGATGGTCACCACCAAGAGCAACGAGATCAAGTACCGGGTCTTCGAGAACCTGGCCATCGTCGTCCCCAACGAGGTCAAATGTGAGGGGGAGACCGCCACCCTGAGGGCCCTGGTCTCGGGATGCTACGACCCGATATACCAGTGGTTCAAGGGGATCACCTCCGAGGATGGGACCTCGATCCCCGGGGCGACGGGGAGCGTTTACATCATAAGGAACGTCTCTCCTGAGGACGAGGGCTACTACACCTGCAAGGTCACCTGCAACGGAAACTCCGACGAGGATGCGGGATATCTCCGGGTCTGCACCAGGGATGAAGAAGGGAACAAATGCAAAGGCCGATGATCCGGCGGCCGACCCGTTTAAATGGGCGCGGGCCATGACCTGAATCAGGTCATGGCAACCTCTTTTTCTTAACCCATCTAAGCCCGACCTCAGCCGAACTGGAGCTTGCAATCCACGGATGCCTCCACCATGTACGCCTCTCCCGGGATCAAAGGCTCGCTCCGATCGAGGTGGACCCACCGGCCGTCCCTGTAGCTCCAGAGGAAGGCGGATACGATCCCCTCCTGGACCGCCTGGGGGTAGTCGTATCGCTTGTGGTTCGCCCTGACGGTGACGTTCGCCAGAGAGACCGTCTCGTTCGTGGGGACCCCCACCAGGTTCCACCCCTTCCTCAGATCGACCATGCAGGGGAGGTCCACAGGCTTTCCGGCTATCTCCAGGGTGAAGCTCTCGCGTCCGTCGATGACGTAACCCCTTCCCGGCTCCAGGTCTGTGATGTTGGCGGCGTGGTCCTCCTGGATGGTGTAGTTCCAGCCGTCCCCGGCGAGGGTGAATATTCCCCGGTAGCTCTTCCTATTCAGGAGCTTGGAGATGGAGGGGTCCTTCGGTTTCAGGTGGAGGGAGAAGGGGGTCCACCCCACCGAGACGTTGACGACCTGGACCATTCCCGGGACGATCCGGTACTCGACGGTGAAGGTCCTCTTCTCCCCCAGGGCGGGGCTCAGAACCGGCCAGACCACCCGCTTCTCCGAGCCTACCAGCTCCTCGCCGTGCCATACCGCCCTCCCCCTCTCCTTCACCACAATCTCCTCGGCGTCCCTGTTGAGGAACACCTCGCCGATGAGGGCGGGGGGAGCGTTCAGGCTGAGGTAGCCGTCGGAGGAGTCCTCCATAATCCAGTAGATCCAGTCTCCGGACCACTCCGAAGTCGGCGTGATCGATACCGTGACGTCATTCGATTCGTTCGATTCGGTGACGTTCGAAGTCTCGACCTCGTAGGGGAGGTCCGGGGTCTTCGGGATCGTCGGCCGGAAGGCGGGATCTCCGAAGAGGGTGAAGATGCTCGCCGTCTGGTTGAGCATCTCTTCGATGGAGAGGTACCAGGGCTGGTATTCGTCTATCTTTTCGAGGTCGATCCCCTCGGTGGCCTGGATCTTCGATGCGTAAAGGTTGTTTGCCGCCATCATCGCCTCGCCGATGGTGGCGTTCTCAAAGACCAGGGCCTGATGCATCCTCCCCACATAGTCGTCGGATACGAAGATCCAGGAGTTAGCGCTCGGTCCCGCGTAGTTCACAGCCCCCGCCTTCAGGAAGGCCAGGGCCATGGAGTCCTCGAGCCTCGTCGGTATGTATACGTCGATCCCATCCCTGTAGGGGAAGGTCTGGCCCTTGAGCTTGGTGGTGAGACATGCGGAGGTGGTGGTGGTCTGAGGGGCGAGGGTCAACTGCTTGACCTGCTCCTCGTCCATGAGCTGGTCCATCAAAGCCCAGATCGAGAGCTGCCATCCCCAGTCGACGCCGTGATAGTCGAAGTATACCAGGCTCTGGCCGCTGTTCATCTTCGATGAGACCCTCTGGTAGGTCGCCTCCTCCCAGCGGAGGTTCTCGGCGTTCAGCCCCGCAGCCCTCAGGTACTCTCCGATCCGGAGGGGTATCGGCGACTGAGGCCACGTCGAGGGGTAATCGGCGGGAGAGGATATCACCAGGGCGGAGCCTCGCCATTCGCCGCCGATATCATCGTAGGCGAAGGTTCTGGCTACCATCTGGGAGGCGTCGTAGACGCTGAGGCCTATGATCCTGCCCGTCGCCACGTCCTGATAGCCGTCATCGTCGAGCTCGATCCCGTACTCACGGCATACATCGTACTCGAAGACCCCCGCCGCCTGTTTCATCCCCGTTGATATGAAGGGGAGGGACCCGGGGCCCCCCACCACCATCAGGTACCTCGGCGATATCTCCAGGTCTTCCACCAGGGTCTGGAGGTCCCGCTCCAGGACCGAAGGATCGATGCTCTGGGGGTCGGTCGCCGCATCGAAGACGATCCCCCTCCTGGCCCCGGCCATCTGGGCCGATAGGAGAGATAGCTTCGGGATCTTGGTGTGGCTGAAGGCGGTGACGTTTATGGGGCTCGCAGATGTGGCGACGGTGACGGTGAAGTTCTCGGTCCTGTGATCCACCGTCTCAGAGGCGGTCCAGGCCTCGAGGTTGAAGGTCCAGGTACCGGGCCTCCCCAGGAGGAGGGTGGCGTTCGAGACCTTCCCGGGGCGAGAGTCGGTGAAGACCTGGCTCGACTTCTCGCCCTCGGGGTTGTAGTAGTTGAGGACGACCCGGGCCGGCTGCCTCGTCACCTCCCAGGAGATCGTGGTCCATCCCGGCGAGGCTCTAGAGGGACGGGTTATGTTGATGAAGGGACCGTCGTCGATTCTCGCCCTCTCCCTTCCGTCTCGGCCTTCCTCTTCCTTTCCGGTATAATTGACGGAGATACCGCCATCCAAAGCCTGGGTCCATCCGGCGTCGAGGGCGTGGAGGATCAGCACCTCCAGGTTGAGGGTGGCGAACTCCCGGGGACCCAGCCGATCGATCGTCCAGCTCAGGTTCGTGCCGCTGAAGAAGGCGCTGTCGGGGGTGGGGGAGAGCCCCGTCGAGGGGTCGGTGAGGACGACCTTCCCGGAGGCGGAGCTCCACCAGGCGACCATCCGAGCGGGGAGGATCAGGTCGGTCAGAGCCAAATCCTTCAGCTCATCTTTTCCGCTGTTCTTCAGGGTTATCTTGAGGCGGACGATCTCTCCCTCGCGGTCAGAGGGTATCTCGGTGGGGTTCACCTCCACCTCCAGGACCAGATCTTCGCCGATCTTCGTCCTCATGAGGTCCGACCTGGGCTTCGGGGAGAGGAGGGATATGTCTCGAGAGTTGGTGAGGACCACCGACTCCACCTCGTCGCCCCGGGCCCTCATCTCCCGGATCAGAAGCTCGTTATCCCCATCGATGACCGTCAGGTTCATCTCGGCGAGGCGGGACCTGACGCCTTCGGATATGGGGCCCGCTGATACGACCGTCGTCGATCCGAGCCGGGCCAAGTCGTCTTCGGTGGAGTTCGAGAGGGAGTCCCCGACGAAGAGGACGGGCCAGTTGAGGTAGGATGCGATGGCGGCTGCGGTGAGGCCTGCGCTGTAGTTGTCGCCGATCAGGACCGCTCCCGGCGACTCATCCCACTTCGCTGCGACCTTCGAGGCCATCTCGATGCTGTCGTTGTACTCGATGACGCCGTCGGGGTCCCAGAAGACGTCCCCAATCCCCAGGGTCCGACCCTGGAGCCGGTCCATCAGCCACTGGACCGAGGCGGAGGGGGGCTGGAGCTCCGACCAGAGGGGGGTGTAGACGACGTCGTACTCGAAGACCATCCCGGCAGCCCCCTCCTTCGCCAGATCTTCGATCCGGCGGACGGTCCCTTCCACGTTCTGGGTGGATATGGTGTACTCGATGTAGTCGTCGCTGAGCCTGACGAAGACGGGAGCCGCCGCCATCGACGATGCCACCTTCATATCCGCCGGCTCGACGGGGCTCACCACCACGAAGTCGGCCCGGTCCGATATCTCCGCCAGGTTGTACCCCTCGCTCCGGTCAAAGGGGTCGCCGATGGCCACCCCCAGCTTCGCGGGGCCGAGCTCCCCGGCCATCCGTCTAACCTCGTCGACGACCTCCAGGACCTGCTCCTCCTTCCACCGGCTCCATAGCTGGCGGTTGTAGCTGCTGGACCCTACCCTGGAGAGGTCGACGCCGGTATCGTTGTAGAACTCCTCTTTGCATACGTCGCAGAAACAATGGTTCTCGTCCAGGAACCCGAAGTTGTAGAGGACGACTCCGTCGGCGGCGTAATCATCGATCACCTCCTCGACCCGGTCGTAGAGGTGATCTCTCGCATCGGGATCTATGGGACAGAGCCTATCGGCGACGACGACCCCCTGGGATAGGATGGCGATCTGGGCCGAGTCGGGGTAAAGGTCTCTGTACTGCGGAGGGATCGGGCCGGATAAGCCAGCTCCCTTCGTCTCCTGGTCCCCCAGAAGCATCTTCCCCAGGAGGCTGAGGGCCGCCCCTCTCTCCTGCGCCGCCAGGACCTCCTCCTCGGAGATGCCCGCCTTGGCCTCCTCAGGGACCTCCAGGGTGGCGGTGACGTAGGCCTCGATCCCCTCCTTCTGGGCTGCCTTCACCAGGCTCTTGGCGAGCTCCCCCTCGGCGTCGATCACCAGGGCCGAGATGTTCGCCGCCGCCATGGCATGGAGGGCGGAGGTCGGACCGTACCTATCGAGGTCAGCCCTGTCGATCCATCCGATCCTATCCTTAGCCTGGATCTCCCGCGGCATGACGAGGAGGGGCCTCGTCACGACGTCGCCCTCCTCCGACCATACTGCCAGGGGCGTCGCGGCGACGGCGGCGCGCCAGTCGTCAGCCCCCACCAGGATGATCTCCTCCAGGGAATCCGATTTCGTCCCCCTCTCCATCTGGCCGTCGGCGGCGATCGCCAGGATCGCAAACAACGTCATGACCGTCAAAAAGCCTCTCATTCATCCCACCTCCTCGATGGTCAGCCCCGCTCCCCTCAGCGCCTCGATGGTGGCGGTATCAGCCCCCGTCCCCCAGATGAGGGCCCTGGCGAGGCCCGAACTCACCATCTCTTCCAGGGCCGCGGCGCTCGCCTCGGTCAGGGGAGTGCCGCAGATTATCAGGGGCGCCCCGATCCTCTTCGCCTCCTCGTACGCGGCGAAGGCCTCCATCTCGTCGGCTCCGGCGATCACCACCGCCTCCGTCCCCGCCGGCGAGAAGGCCGAGGCGAAGAGCCACGACGTCTCGCAGATCTCGTCGCCAGCGATCCTCTCCGTCGGCATCATCCCCGATATGGTCCTCTCCACCTCGGAGGAGACGACGGACTCGTTGCCCAGGATCACCACCTTCGCGAGGGGCAGCTCCTCCAGCAGCTGGAGGTCGTCCTCCGATAGATCGCCACCCCGGAGGGTTATGACGGGGACCGTATCGTTTGCCAGCCCCTCGGCGTAGGCAAGCGCGATGGCCCGGTATAGGAGGCCTTCCCCGGTGACGATGGCGAACCTGGCGGATTCCACCGCCAGAAACTCCGCCCTCTCCGTCGGCAGGGGTATGTTGTAGGAGTCGTGGAGGAGGAACTCTATCCTGTACCGTCCGGGCTTGGTGGCCAGAAGAGTGAACTCGCCTATCCCGGACTTCTCCTCTCCGACGGATATCACCTGGCTTTTTGGCATCACCAGGACCTCGGGAGGCGCCACCACCTGGATCGATATCCTCTCGTCGACGTTCAGCTTGATTCCGATCGATCCGATGTGGGTCCTGTTGGTCACCACCACCGCTGGGAGGTCGACGATCGCCTCATATTGCCGGACCTCCTGGTTCAGCTCGATCATCGCCGTCACCGTGGCGTTCTTCAGGGGGTCGCCGAGGGAGGTCGCCTGGATCCCGATCGTCCGGGTATCTCCAGGCCTCTCGCCCACGATCTCCAGGCCGAGGACCCGGCTCACCCCCGATGAGAGGGTGAGGTTGTAGGGCATCTCCACCGTCTCGGTCCCGTCGAAGAGGGTCGCCGTCCATCGGGGTGGCAGGTGGGGGACGTCCAAGGATATCACGTCCTTGAAGCGGCCAGCGTTCCTGACGAAGATCTCAAACTCAGCGGGCTCATCCGGGTCTGCGGTCGCGGAGGATGATCTGGCATCGTCTATGCTGAGGCTCACCCCATAGCTCTCCTCCTCGATCACCGCCACCTCGAACTCCACCAGAAGAGGCAGGGAAGATGCATCGTCGAAGAAGTAGGCGAAACCAGGATACGTTCCAGGGCTGATCTCCGGCGGCGTCGAGAACTTTATCTTTACCTTGACCTCCTCCCCCGGGGCGAGGA
The sequence above is drawn from the Methanothrix harundinacea 6Ac genome and encodes:
- a CDS encoding glycoside hydrolase family 15 protein, translated to MTRPLILGNGRILICEDERGTVRDVYFPHVGLENHGHSVRAGICDLDPPRRSSWFEGWSPVQRYQSSFRADLLRGSPIPGKGRRPDGEGFVHDIVSSIGETIFRDPRGGMEVAVLDAVHPSLNAFSRIFEVKNVSGEERNLRLFSNQNYRILENKIGETAVVDRDVLIHYKRDRYILHGSRPNFDQFATGTAEWRGLEGTWKEILEGERLSGNPVAHGSVDSTLAWTISGLLSGESRQVQLWTIFGKSYQEVISLHRQIGRGEGDSLYRTTLNFWNSFLERTSILPEAALMDSLPERVRVIFYRSLIATVAHMDINGSAIASCDSDIRQFGADVYSYCWPRDAAWASIALDRARYHHLSCEVFGFFAKTITDRGYFLHKYTPAGDFGSTWHPVPMIQIDETGLPLYALYFNWLVARNVWTAGRYFGSIAAPAAHWLLRSLDDSGLPRASFDLWEERKGVFTYSASTVYAGLRGAAELALALGNDRLFEAWSAGAERVRAAIVDRLYDDRLGRFRRSGEDGTVDSSLFGVWWFGVLPPNDPRVARTMEAVERELLRPGGGVARYEGDEYGGRMNSWIISTLWLAQWHSAVGSLDRALELIGWCADRAHPTTGLLPEQVADDGSPRSVLPLMWSHAAFILAVLEYLEALGKKGALRPPLDGAEI
- a CDS encoding C25 family cysteine peptidase, which encodes MRGFLTVMTLFAILAIAADGQMERGTKSDSLEEIILVGADDWRAAVAATPLAVWSEEGDVVTRPLLVMPREIQAKDRIGWIDRADLDRYGPTSALHAMAAANISALVIDAEGELAKSLVKAAQKEGIEAYVTATLEVPEEAKAGISEEEVLAAQERGAALSLLGKMLLGDQETKGAGLSGPIPPQYRDLYPDSAQIAILSQGVVVADRLCPIDPDARDHLYDRVEEVIDDYAADGVVLYNFGFLDENHCFCDVCKEEFYNDTGVDLSRVGSSSYNRQLWSRWKEEQVLEVVDEVRRMAGELGPAKLGVAIGDPFDRSEGYNLAEISDRADFVVVSPVEPADMKVASSMAAAPVFVRLSDDYIEYTISTQNVEGTVRRIEDLAKEGAAGMVFEYDVVYTPLWSELQPPSASVQWLMDRLQGRTLGIGDVFWDPDGVIEYNDSIEMASKVAAKWDESPGAVLIGDNYSAGLTAAAIASYLNWPVLFVGDSLSNSTEDDLARLGSTTVVSAGPISEGVRSRLAEMNLTVIDGDNELLIREMRARGDEVESVVLTNSRDISLLSPKPRSDLMRTKIGEDLVLEVEVNPTEIPSDREGEIVRLKITLKNSGKDELKDLALTDLILPARMVAWWSSASGKVVLTDPSTGLSPTPDSAFFSGTNLSWTIDRLGPREFATLNLEVLILHALDAGWTQALDGGISVNYTGKEEEGRDGRERARIDDGPFINITRPSRASPGWTTISWEVTRQPARVVLNYYNPEGEKSSQVFTDSRPGKVSNATLLLGRPGTWTFNLEAWTASETVDHRTENFTVTVATSASPINVTAFSHTKIPKLSLLSAQMAGARRGIVFDAATDPQSIDPSVLERDLQTLVEDLEISPRYLMVVGGPGSLPFISTGMKQAAGVFEYDVCREYGIELDDDGYQDVATGRIIGLSVYDASQMVARTFAYDDIGGEWRGSALVISSPADYPSTWPQSPIPLRIGEYLRAAGLNAENLRWEEATYQRVSSKMNSGQSLVYFDYHGVDWGWQLSIWALMDQLMDEEQVKQLTLAPQTTTTSACLTTKLKGQTFPYRDGIDVYIPTRLEDSMALAFLKAGAVNYAGPSANSWIFVSDDYVGRMHQALVFENATIGEAMMAANNLYASKIQATEGIDLEKIDEYQPWYLSIEEMLNQTASIFTLFGDPAFRPTIPKTPDLPYEVETSNVTESNESNDVTVSITPTSEWSGDWIYWIMEDSSDGYLSLNAPPALIGEVFLNRDAEEIVVKERGRAVWHGEELVGSEKRVVWPVLSPALGEKRTFTVEYRIVPGMVQVVNVSVGWTPFSLHLKPKDPSISKLLNRKSYRGIFTLAGDGWNYTIQEDHAANITDLEPGRGYVIDGRESFTLEIAGKPVDLPCMVDLRKGWNLVGVPTNETVSLANVTVRANHKRYDYPQAVQEGIVSAFLWSYRDGRWVHLDRSEPLIPGEAYMVEASVDCKLQFG
- a CDS encoding immunoglobulin domain-containing protein; the protein is MKAIKLSMAVLIIGLFLASPSLGVASSPFGEGWPLWNDGVGIGDSQVKGISKADETTYQENASTADVLKDAPLAEEASADAESSEGYDAVVDDWIIDESFYSDSSGYEGEEFGWGDTIDHPGMPGPDENALWIVFPYSTNVRTTKLVIQRGRFAKELIIPGMDGKLTIHEVRPDGTEDTYVPDWQVKARRAYRVWFTADSVGDYTVWYEVQNPKTMVTTKSNEIKYRVFENLAIVVPNEVKCEGETATLRALVSGCYDPIYQWFKGITSEDGTSIPGATGSVYIIRNVSPEDEGYYTCKVTCNGNSDEDAGYLRVCTRDEEGNKCKGR